A part of Arachis hypogaea cultivar Tifrunner chromosome 12, arahy.Tifrunner.gnm2.J5K5, whole genome shotgun sequence genomic DNA contains:
- the LOC112727065 gene encoding protein CUP-SHAPED COTYLEDON 3, whose protein sequence is MGLRDIGASLPPGFRFYPSDEELVLHYLYKKITNEEVLKGTLMEIDLHTCEPWQLPEVAKLNANEWYFFSFRDRKYATGFRTNRATTSGYWKATGKDRTVLDPLTREVVGMRKTLVFYKNRAPNGIKTGWIMHEFRLETPHMPPKEDWVLCRVFHKGKTDNSAKLSPQFMYEATPSSLTLASSSSSPPTNQTNCNNLHVIGYNQLPNFSSSSSPMAIHHNHHHHHHHQNQNGSSSLMNLLQFSTKENSTITQLSPKGGGGGGGGDDGGYGFMWDMDLEENSFHDGGVIASNLNDMRFEVDNNTMVML, encoded by the exons atgGGTCTTAGAGATATTGGTGCTTCATTGCCACCTGGGTTTCGGTTCTatccaagtgatgaagaattAGTTCTTCACTATCTTTACAAGAAGATCACAAATGAGGAAGTTCTCAAGGGTACTTTGATGGAAATTGATTTGCACACTTGTGAGCCATGGCAGCTTCCTG AGGTGGCTAAGCTCAATGCAAATGAATGGTACTTCTTCAGCTTCCGTGACCGCAAATACGCCACCGGGTTTCGCACCAATCGCGCCACGACATCTGGCTATTGGAAAGCGACCGGCAAGGATCGTACGGTTCTCGATCCCCTCACCCGCGAGGTCGTAGGGATGCGGAAGACTTTGGTGTTCTACAAGAATAGAGCCCCAAATGGCATCAAAACTGGTTGGATCATGCATGAGTTTCGCTTGGAGACCCCACACATGCCACCTAAG GAGGATTGGGTTTTGTGTAGAGTGTTTCACAAGGGCAAAACAGACAATAGTGCCAAACTAAGCCCACAATTCATGTATGAGGCCACACCTTCATCCCTAACTTtggcttcatcatcatcatccccaCCAACAAACCAAACAAATTGCAACAATTTGCATGTTATTGGGTATAACCAACTTCCcaatttctcatcatcatcatcaccaatgGCAATCcaccataatcatcatcatcatcatcatcatcaaaaccaAAACGGTTCTTcctctttgatgaatctccttcaATTTTCCACTAAGGAAAATAGTACCATTACTCAACTAAGTCCCAAaggtggtggtggcggcggcggcggcgacgACGGCGGCTATGGGTTCATGTGGGACATGGATCTTGAGGAAAATAGCTTCCATGATGGTGGGGTTATTGCATCAAACTTGAACGACATGAGATTTGAGGTTGATAATAACACTATGGTTATGTTGTAG